Proteins encoded together in one Sylvia atricapilla isolate bSylAtr1 chromosome 2, bSylAtr1.pri, whole genome shotgun sequence window:
- the PCDH8 gene encoding protocadherin-8 isoform X1, with protein sequence MSPLRLLAAACLLALSRCKTVRYRTDEEGAPGTVIGTLADEMPVKAPGEMSFRLMRQFSNSSLVRVREEDGQLSIGEAGLDRERLCGQAPQCVLAFDVVSCWRERYRLVHVELEVRDINDNAPRFPHAQMALEVSESAAPGTRLPLEVAVDEDVGSNSIQSFQVSLNSHFGVEAQTRADGARCADLVLLQELDRERQPSYTLELVAKDGGSPARSGTATVHVRVLDANDNSPTFAQSSVTVELPEDAPPGSLLLDLDAADPDEGPNGEVVYAFSSQVPPEARRLFRLDPRSGHLTLEAAVDYERTRTYELDVRAQDRGASPRAATCTVVVRLTDVNDNAPRISISALRGAASAAGVAYVSEAAASESFVALVSATDRDSGANGQVRCSLRGHDHFALQRAYEDSYMIVTTAALDRERIPEYNLTVVAEDLGSPPFKTVRQYTVRVSDENDNAPLFAKPLYEVAVPENNPPGAYITTVVARDPDLGHNGKVTYRLLETQVMGAPISTYVSVDPATGAIYALRTFNYEILKQLDLRIQATDGGSPQLSSSTVVKVRMVDQNDNPPVIIHPVLTNGTVEIGVSSKTSRDSMVAQIKARDADDGANAELTFAFLEESQQDLFTINPSTGDIVLRGDLSEELGQLFKVILTVTDNGRPPLATTATVNFLVTATAPSSIQDIAKPSSWEGKTLQWDIPLIVIIVLAGSCTLLLVAIITIATTCNKRKKGSNIKNNTALKDQIDISHLEKGHQEEGSQRGNMFEVRTFPSKTSFTSPDPSPAAEEISTTESGSDNTCLYEGQKRLRGQSGEQGFAATPSYNKEPAPPVAIWKGHSFNTISGREAEKFSGKDSGKGDSDFNDSDSDISGDALKKDLITHMQNGLWACTAECKILGHSDRCWSPSCGRANPHPSPHPSAPLSTFCKSTSLPRDPLRRDNFYQAQLPKTVGLQSVYEKVLHRDFDRTITLLSPPRPARLPDLQEIGVPLFPAPSTRYLGPQTETTEKA encoded by the exons ATGAGCCCCCTGCGGCTGCTAGCTGCCGCCTGCCTGCTGGCCCTGTCCCGCTGCAAGACGGTGAGGTATCGCACCGACGAGGAGGGCGCGCCGGGCACGGTGATCGGTACTCTCGCCGACGAGATGCCGGTGAAGGCGCCGGGGGAGATGAGCTTTCGCCTGATGCGGCAGTTCAGCAACAGTTCGCTGGTGCGGGTGCGGGAGGAGGACGGGCAGCTGAGCATCGGTGAAGCGGGGCTGGACCGGGAGCGGCTGTGCGGCCAAGCCCCTCAGTGTGTCCTGGCCTTCGACGTGGTGAGCTGCTGGCGGGAGCGCTACCGCCTGGTGCACGTGGAGCTGGAGGTGCGTGACATAAATGACAATGCACCGCGCTTCCCCCATGCCCAGATGGCGCTGGAGGTGTCGGAGAGTGCTGCACCCGGCACTCGCCTCCCGCTGGAGGTGGCTGTGGATGAGGACGTGGGCTCCAACTCCATCCAGAGCTTCCAGGTCTCCCTCAACAGCCACTTCGGTGTGGAGGCACAGACACGGGCAGATGGGGCACGCTGTGCCGACCTTGTCCTGCTCCAGGAACTGGACCGTGAGCGCCAGCCCTCCTACACCCTGGAGCTGGTGGCCAAGGATGGTGGCAGTCCTGCACGCTCAGGCACAGCGACTGTGCATGTCCGCGTCCTCGATGCCAATGACAACAGTCCAACCTTTGCCCAGAGCTCAGTCACGGTGGAGTTGCCCGAGGATGCACCGCCCGGCTCCCTGCTGCTCGATCTGGATGCTGCCGACCCCGATGAGGGCCCCAATGGTGAGGTGGTCTATGCCTTCAGCAGCCAGGTGCCCCCTGAGGCACGGCGGCTCTTCCGCCTCGATCCGCGCTCGGGCCACCTCACCCTGGAGGCTGCCGTGGACTACGAGCGCACCCGCACCTACGAGCTGGACGTGCGTGCCCAGGACCGCGGCGCCAGCCCCCGTGCTGCCACCTGCACCGTCGTCGTGCGCCTCACCGACGTCAACGACAACGCTCCGCGCATCAGCATCAGTGCCCTCCGTGGCGCCGCCAGTGCTGCCGGCGTGGCCTACGTCAGCGAGGCGGCAGCCAGTGAGAGCTTCGTGGCCCTCGTCAGCGCCACAGACCGCGACTCGGGCGCCAACGGGCAGGTGCGCTGCAGCCTCCGTGGCCATGACCACTTCGCCTTGCAGCGAGCCTACGAGGACAGCTACATGATCGTCACCACGGCGGCACTGGACCGCGAGCGCATCCCTGAGTACAACCTCACCGTGGTGGCTGAGGACCTGGGCTCGCCGCCCTTCAAGACTGTCCGCCAGTACACAGTGCGGGTGAGCGATGAGAATGACAACGCGCCGCTCTTCGCCAAGCCTCTCTACGAGGTGGCTGTGCCCGAGAACAACCCCCCGGGCGCCTATATCACCACGGTGGTGGCTCGTGACCCTGATCTTGGCCACAATGGTAAGGTCACCTACCGGCTCCTGGAGACACAGGTCATGGGGGCCCCCATCTCCACCTACGTCTCGGTGGACCCCGCCACCGGGGCCATCTACGCCCTCAGGACATTCAACTATGAGATCCTCAAGCAGTTGGACCTGAGGATTCAGGCCACTGATGGTGGCTCCccacagctctccagcagcacagttgTCAAAGTGAGAATGGTGGACCAGAACGACAACCCTCCCGTCATCATCCACCCAGTGCTCACCAACGGGACTGTGGAAATTGGTGTGTCCAGCAAGACCTCCCGTGACTCCATGGTGGCCCAAATAAAAGCTCGAGATGCAGATGATGGGGCCAATGCTGAGCTCACCTTTGCCTTCCTGGAAGAGTCCCAGCAGGACCTTTTCACCATCAACCCAAGTACTGGGGACATTGTGCTGAGGGGTGACCTCTCTGAAGAGCTGGGACAGCTATTCAAGGTCATCCTCACTGTGACAGACAATGGCAGACCTCCCCTGGCCACAACTGCCACAGTCAACTTCCTGGTGACTGCCACTGCTCCATCCAGTATCCAAGACATagccaagcccagctcctgggaaggaaAGACTTTGCAGTGGGACATCCCTCTGATCGTGATCATtgtcctggcaggcagctgcaCCCTCCTCCTGGTGGCTATCATCACCATCGCCACCACCTGCAACAAGCGCAAGAAGGGGAGCAACATCAAAAACAACACTGCCTTGAAGGACCAAATAGATATCTCCCACCTGGAGAAAGGCCATCAGGAGGAGGGCAGCCAGAGGGGGAACATGTTTGAGGTACGAACCTTTCCCAGCAAAACCTCTTTCACCAGCCCTGacccctctccagctgctgaagaGATCTCCACCACTGAGAGCGGCAGTGACAACACTTGCCTCTACGAGGGCCAGAAGAGGCTGAGGGGACAGAGTGGGGAG CAGGGTTTTGCTGCCACTCCGAGCTACAACAAAGAGCCTGCTCCCCCCGTGGCCATTTGGAAGGGACACTCCTTCAACACTATCTCCGGCCGGGAGGCAGAGAAGTTCAGTGGCAAAGACAGCGGCAAAGGCGACAGTGATTTTAACGACAGCGACTCGGATATCAGTGGAGATGCCCTGAAGAAAGATCTTATCACACACATGCAGAATG GTCTGTGGGCATGCACTGCTGAATGCAAGATCCTGGGGCACTCCGACCGCTGCTGGAGCCCCTCTTGTGGCCGAGCCAACCCTCACCCCTCTCCACATCCTTCAGCACCCCTCTCCACCTTCTGCAAGAGCACGTCCTTGCCCAGGGATCCCCTTCGCAGGGACAACTTTTATCAAGCCCAACTGCCGAAAACAGTCGGGCTTCAGAGCGTCTATGAGAAGGTGCTGCACAGGGACTTTGACCGGACGATCACGCTCCTCTCCCCGCCTCGCCCTGCACGGCTCCCTGACCTTCAGGAGATCGGGGTGCCCCTTTTCCCGGCCCCCTCAACCAGATACCTGGGTCCCCAGACCGAGACGACTGAGAAGGCGTAG